One stretch of Methanomassiliicoccus luminyensis B10 DNA includes these proteins:
- a CDS encoding DUF488 domain-containing protein: MLRMKRAYEEPAKEDGVRVLVERLWPRGLTKEKAGIDIWCREVAPSAGLRKWYAHDPEKWEEFRQRYLEELKGSPHLDALRRLSAGKDVTLIFSTHDAEHSGAAVLMDLLTARPELFST; encoded by the coding sequence ATGCTGCGCATGAAACGGGCCTACGAGGAGCCTGCCAAGGAGGACGGGGTCAGGGTGCTGGTGGAAAGGCTGTGGCCCCGGGGCTTGACCAAAGAAAAGGCCGGCATCGACATCTGGTGCCGGGAGGTGGCCCCCTCCGCCGGGCTGCGCAAGTGGTACGCCCACGACCCGGAGAAGTGGGAGGAGTTCAGGCAGCGCTACCTAGAGGAGCTGAAGGGCAGTCCTCATCTGGACGCCCTCCGCCGGCTGTCGGCCGGGAAGGACGTGACGCTGATCTTCTCCACCCACGATGCCGAGCACAGCGGTGCGGCGGTGCTGATGGATCTGCTGACCGCGCGGCCGGAGCTTTTCTCGACATAG
- a CDS encoding RlmE family RNA methyltransferase: MSKRWLNERKHEFYYLKAKKLNYRSRASFKLHQIDERFGVFKPGGAVADLGAAPGGWLQVAKEKVGEQGKVVGVDLQAIEPLPGIRTIKGDITEKETVEELKSLLEGKADTVISDMAPNISGSYSMDHARSVDLCAHALDFARQVLKPGGSLVMKIFEGDMMNEFLAEVRKSFSSVRLHSPKASRSSSSEIYIIAKGFREAKTGPTEADKLAE; encoded by the coding sequence ATGAGCAAGCGCTGGCTTAACGAGAGGAAGCACGAGTTCTACTATCTCAAGGCGAAGAAGCTGAACTACCGCTCCCGCGCCTCGTTCAAGCTGCACCAGATCGACGAGAGGTTCGGGGTGTTCAAGCCGGGGGGCGCGGTGGCGGACCTAGGCGCCGCCCCGGGCGGGTGGCTGCAGGTCGCGAAAGAGAAGGTGGGCGAGCAGGGCAAGGTGGTCGGAGTGGACCTGCAGGCCATTGAGCCGCTCCCCGGCATCAGGACCATCAAGGGTGACATCACCGAGAAGGAGACGGTGGAGGAGCTGAAGTCCCTTCTGGAGGGGAAGGCCGACACCGTGATCTCGGACATGGCCCCCAACATCAGCGGCAGCTACTCCATGGACCACGCCCGCTCGGTCGATCTGTGCGCCCATGCCCTCGACTTCGCCCGGCAGGTGCTGAAGCCGGGGGGCAGCCTGGTCATGAAGATCTTCGAGGGGGACATGATGAACGAGTTCCTCGCCGAGGTGCGCAAGAGCTTCTCCAGCGTGCGGCTCCATTCCCCCAAGGCGTCCCGCTCCAGCAGCTCGGAGATCTACATCATCGCCAAGGGCTTCCGGGAGGCCAAGACGGGGCCGACCGAGGCGGACAAGTTGGCCGAGTGA
- a CDS encoding fumarylacetoacetate hydrolase family protein encodes MSCGKIVCIGQNYRAHAREMELEAPAEPVIFLKPSTALIADGDVIEAPAGLGRVDHEVELALIIGKKARKVAESEALSYVSEVAVFNDVTARDVQSAARTAGLPWALSKGLDTFAPMSRPVPVSEAGDLRSLRLELRVNGEVRQSGSTSNMIFGPERLIAYISKYMTLEPGDIIATGTPEGVGPLNDGDVVEAGIEGVGKVSNRVRRI; translated from the coding sequence ATGTCCTGCGGCAAGATAGTGTGCATCGGGCAGAACTATCGCGCCCACGCCAGGGAGATGGAGCTGGAAGCGCCGGCGGAGCCGGTCATATTTTTGAAGCCATCCACCGCGCTCATCGCCGACGGGGACGTCATCGAGGCGCCCGCAGGCCTGGGAAGAGTGGACCACGAGGTCGAGCTCGCGCTGATAATCGGGAAAAAAGCGAGGAAGGTGGCGGAGAGCGAGGCGCTCTCCTACGTTTCCGAGGTCGCGGTGTTCAACGACGTCACCGCCAGGGACGTGCAGTCGGCGGCGCGCACGGCCGGGCTGCCGTGGGCGCTGAGCAAGGGCCTGGATACCTTTGCCCCCATGTCCCGCCCCGTGCCGGTTTCGGAAGCGGGGGACCTGCGCTCCCTGAGGCTCGAGCTCAGAGTGAACGGTGAGGTGCGGCAGAGCGGCAGCACCTCGAACATGATCTTCGGCCCGGAGCGGCTGATCGCCTATATTTCGAAGTACATGACCCTGGAGCCGGGGGACATCATCGCCACCGGGACGCCGGAAGGGGTCGGGCCCCTGAACGACGGCGACGTGGTGGAGGCGGGGATAGAAGGGGTCGGCAAGGTCTCCAACCGCGTAAGAAGGATTTAG